TCATTCCGGTTCACAGCCCAGGTGAAGGAAGGCAGTGTGGGGGTGTAGTGAGCAGGAGAAAACTGGTTGGAATAGCAGGTTTGGGGGTCTGCTTGCATCTCTGGTCTCTCTGTTGGAAATGATGGTTGGGGTACCAAACAAGAGACTGAAGGGTTAGGTATCCACAAGGGCCGATGGTATTGAACAAGGTCTGGCAGCAGGAATAGGGAAGCAGAGTGCTGGGCACAAGAAGCTGATGACCCTGGCTGGCCACCAGCCATCTGGTGGTCCTGGTGGAAGCTGAGCTCCAGGGGGGAGAAGCCAGCAGGAATTGTCAGGGGAGCTCAGCCGTGGGCATTCTGGGAAAGCAGGAGCcatgggaggaaaaggaagaggactTCTTCCCAAAGCTGGAGGTACGTCCAGTTGGAAGGTGGCTGGGGGCCAGAGAAAACCAGCCTGAACCTAGCGGGCCAGAGGgaaaaggagctggttcttgagGAGGTAGGCAGCTTCCTGTGGAGCTGTCATCTCACATGATGAAGATGCCAGGAAGCCTGGGGGCAGCTTTGGGAGGCTGCCACTCTTCTGTGGTTGGACCCCTGTCTGGAGGTGGGAGGTGAAGCAGAAAGTGGCTGCTCGAGACCAACCCGGGGGGCTGAGGGCAGGTTCCCCTGAATTGGGCATTTGAGCTGGCCCTGGAAGGCTGAATAGGTCCATCAGGCAGACAATTGCTGTTCGAGCAGCAGAAACTAGCAAATGCAAAACCCTGGTGGTTGAAGAGGTTTGGGATGGATGGTTTGGAGGCAGGCGGGACCAGAATGCAAGGAAGAATGAGGAAGCAAGGAATGAGGTTGAAGAGGTGGGTAGGGACCAAATCAATGAGGCCTCGAATACCAGGCTATGGGGCTAAGAGGGCAATGGGGGGCCAGAGAAAGATTCTGAGCAAGGTACGGGTTGGGACACTGGGTGTACAGAAGATCCCTCCGGAATGAACTGAAGGACAGActggaggtcagaggtcaggaTGAGGCCTGGGTTGTGGCCCCAAGGAACGAGAGGATTACCTCTCTCCAAAActcaatagataaaaaaaatctaaaaaagaaaaaccaaaacgaatgcttttctctctccataaacaaagaaagaaaacaaaggggtcctggccggttggctcagcgtcggccagagtgtggaagtcccgtgttcaatcccccatcagggcacataaaagcgcccatctgcttttccacccctcctcctctcctttctctctacctctctcttcacctctggcagccaaggccagggtgctgaggatggcttcatgacctccgTCTGCTTCAGGCgttaaaatggctccggttgcaatggagcaacgccccctagtgggaataccgagtggatcccggtcaggcacatgcaggagtctgtctgcctccccgcttctcacttcagaaaaatataataaaaaacaaaaaacaaagaaggtgGGACGTCTCCTAGATTGCTTTCCTCTCCCCTGTAGTCATGTAGAGAAGGGACAGCAATGGACACGGCCCGCTAAGAGGAGGCTATTTATAGACTGGGCAGCACATCGCAATGCACAGGGCTCCCTGAGCGCTCTCTTCTGGGTGCACCACAAACGCGGTCCTTACATCGTCCCTTCGCCCTACTCCCCTCCCATTGGCCAGTCCGCGAGGGCTCGCTCCGGAGACTCCAGCAAGGATGGTCTACTTTATCCACTGGACAGGCAGGGAAAGACCAGGGCCGGCACAGCTCAGCAATCCTTCGAGGGGTCCACTTCCCTTGGTGGGGTGGGGTCGGCAGAGTCCGTTCTTCCACGGGGCGCGGGGAAACCCGCTGCCCGGACACTTTTAAGCGGAGGCCCGGGAAGGGTCAAATGACCTCCGTTTCTATCTTGCCTTCCACCTTCTTCTTTTGCTTCTCCATTACCGCCTCCAGCTCTGACACTTCCTCTTTGTCCTGGAGGGCAGGATGGAAATCAGGACTCTCGCTGGCGTCCGAGCGCGGGACGCCCTCCCGGTCCGTTCCGGTCCAGGCAGCCCGGCTCACCTCCAGCAGCGCGCGCTGCACGGTGACCTGGCTATACACACGGGCGCCTTCCTCGGGGCTCACCGCTCGGAACTCCTCCTTCTGGAGCGAGAAGATCTGCGCGCCTGTCAGCACGCCCAGCGCGTCCACCGTCCTGAGCAGGTGCAGAGAGAATGCGGTCAGACCTGCCGGCCAATCAGAGCTTACGCCCCACAAGCTCTACCGATCACTTCACGCTCCAGCCTGCCGTTTGTCCAATCAGCAGCAATCTGGGCTCAGCTGAATACTCCTGAATCTCCACCCATCAATCACATTGTGCCACGGCGGGCGGGGCACCCTACTTTTGAGGGAGGTGGGACTTGTATGGAGGCTCCAATTGGAGCCTGGGGAAACATGCCAATCACAACCTGCCAATCATTGCAGCATCCTGACGGACCCTCGCTTTGGGCAAATCCCGGTTCCCCGTGGTCTGCCACGCCCCCGCCCTCCGGGTCAATTACAACACTGCACCTCTAGCGAGGCCGCCCGAACCGGTACCCGCCACTCACCCAGCGCTAAAGCCCTTAACCTGCAGCCAGGCGCGGACCTCAGACGCGTTCGAGCGCGGGCTGAGCTGCGGCTCCGCGGCGCGGGGCCCCGCGGCCGTGCGGCTGGGGCCTGAGCGGCCCTGGGCCAGGAGCGCCTGCAGCTCCTCGTTGACACTGGACATCTGGCAGAATTTCTCTGCAGGCGGAAAACCGGGGAAGGAGGGCCAACTCAGGGAGAAGGGTCGTCGTGATGGGCCAGACTCCATTTACTCttcctgagcctcggtttccctgCCTGAAAGGCGAGGAGAGGGACTGCTCCCCTGAGAGGGTGCCCCCAACACTCACCCTTCTCGCTGGGGTCCAAGTGGTTGAGGCTGTCGCAGCTGTCCCAGTGGGGCCGAGCAGGGACAGGAACCACGGCTGGGGCCGGGGCtgatgggggaggtgggggagtgcTATTCTAGAGAGGACCGAGGGGAGAGAGAGCACCTGGATTAGAGAGAGGACTCCGAGACCCCGCTCCTCCTTATGGAGGTGAATTTCTGAACCCCCCAAGCACCTCCTCTTACTGTACCCTTGACACGACACACCCTCATTCCCAGGACCCAGGACCTGGGAGTATGCCCTAGCTTACCAGAATGCAGGCAGGGCTTTGGCTGCGGCTACTCCGGGGCCCCGGGTGGGATGTCAGGATATTATAGGGTACGTATCCCTCCTGTCCCCGCTGGTCTCGAACTTTCCACCACTTGCGCTGGTCATCCAGGACCTGGGGGAGGTAAGAGGGGAGGGTTCAGAGCCTGTGCCTGCCGTTAGGATTGGGTCCACTCTAGCCTCCGACTCCTCTAACCTCCAATACGTCCCGATGTTTGACCGATAGCTCGCTGCTGTTGCGGGCCTGGAAGTCATAATTACATAGGACCCACTTCCCGACTGCTGGCTCTGGTTCCGGTTCCGGCTGGGGCTCAGCTTCTGGCTGCGGATCTTGGTGACTGAGGAGAAAATGAGAGGGTTGGGGACAGGAAGCAGCCAGCCCCACTGCTCAGGGCGGTAGGGTGTTGGTGTGAGCTGGTGTTAGAGCCAAGCAGGGGCCAAGGCAGGGGGCCAAGTTAGTACTGTTAATAAAAacttaatgcctgacctgtggtggtgcactgggtaaagcattgacctggaatgctgaggttgctggttcgaaaccctgggcttgcctggtcaaggcacatatgggaattgatgcttcctgctcctccctctgttctctctatctctttcctctctctctctctctctctctctcctctctaataaaaacGAATAATATATTTTGCTTGGCAGTGGGCTGTAAGCACCTGATATGGGTACAGGCActactttcattttacagatgagaaaaataaaagtgtcccCGGATCACACAGCTGAGGACAGCTGCTAGTGACTCCTCATCTACTATGTATCAGACTTGTGCATAATGAAAACGCAGTCATAATACAAACAATGGTTAACACTTACATTGCACTTACTACGTGCCAGGCCCTGTTCAGTCTGTTACCTATATTAGCTGATTGGGTTCGCGACACAACCCCTGGTAGAACCATGAATTTGAACCCTCCCCCTATCTCCCTCCCCCAGAGAccctattattatttccattttaaaggtgAGGAAGTGGAAGGGACCGTGATGTAAAGTGACCCACTGATGTAAAGGTCTCAGTGCAAGGAGAGGTGTAGCCAGCCTGCAACCTAGGCAGGCTGGCCCCAGGGTCCGCCTCCTGAGAAATTCTGCTCTCCTGTGCATGCCGCTGGATGTGAACCTGACCTCTCCTGGGGTCTGGACTCTCAAGTGAAAACCTGTGCAACCTCATGGACTTCTCACTCTTCCAGAGAGGAAGtactattccccccccccccaggaaccaGAGAAACAGAGGTGACTTAAAAGCTGGGGGTATCAGCAGCACGAGGATGGGGTCAGCGTTCCGCGAGACCAGGCAGCAGCTGGGGTAAGGGGGTGGAATGTGGGCTCCGAGCCCCCAGGAAAGGGACCTCAGCCCGGATGAGGCCTACCTGTGCAAGGGAGAGGGGGGTCTTCAGGGCCGCGGCGCCCCCTGTGCGGGGCTGGCAGCTCCCAGCATGCTGTCCCTCCTGAGACCCTCTGCCGGGGCCCTAATCCAGACCCCCCTTTGGCTCCTCCagccttcctgttggatttcttcTCATCCTACGCAGCTAACCTCCCATCTGCCCTCGACTTGCCCAGGGACTCTATAGAGTCCTCACCTCTCTACCCCCTACTTCCCCCAGGACCCTAAAGTGCACCCCTACTGCTTACTGGAATCATGAACTTGGACCTCCCAGTTCTTTCCTCCCCTCGAAACCCAGGAGTCCAGATCTTAAGCTTTAATGTCTCTGTCCTTTGAACCCATAAAGACTCCCAGTCTGATAACCCAGCAGGGTCCGAGACAGTTGCTGTACAGCCTTGGGAGAGCGAGGGTCAATCCTCCTGGCCTTTACCTCCCCGAGGGGCCCCGTCAGAGATACTACCCCTTCCTCACTTTCCCACAAACTTGCCCCTCAGCCTTTGAAGTCTCTCCAAGGTCCCAAGTACCAGATTTGAGCTCTTCTTTAAAACTCAAATCTTTAATTCCCAGCCGCTTCCCTCCAACACCCAGGACTCTGTCCTGGTAGGGACCCAGGTAGCGAGCATCCCAGATCCTGGGAAATCAACGTGCTTACTCTCAGCCCTTTGGGGACTCTGGGTCTGACCTCTCAAGACTTTAACCCACACCTAGCCTCCTCCTCCCTCCGACCCTGGATTCTGAtcctccagccccctcctccctcagacccagaaGTCTGGGCCCCGCCCCCCTCCCaccctactcctcccccctctctcagcCCTTCCCCCAGGCCTGGTCACCACCTCACCCACCTGCAGAAGAGCCGGGAAGACagaaggaaaaagacagaaaatagaggGGCGGAGTCAGTGCCAGGAACCCCAGGACGCACCCCTCCTCgaacccctgccctgccctggggctgacactcaccCATTGACAGCGATCTGGGGGGCGCTTTGCTGCAGGAGGTAAGAACGCAGCAgatcaggggtgtgtgtgtgtgggggggcggcCTCCTCCCAGACTTCCCAGTCTTGGCCTTACTATGTCACCTGGGGGAGCCTGCTGCCCCTCCAAGCCTTAGCCTCACCTGCCTGCGCCGCCGCTCGTGCTGTAGTTGTTTCTCCACTGGGTCCTCCCAGGGGCGGCCCTGTGGGTCAGTAGCTGTGGGCTCCCAACCGCTGTAGAATTCGGGGCTGTATGGGGATCCCTCCTCTAGGGGCAACTCCAGCCTGCATCCAAGGACGGGCAGAGGGCTCAGGAACCCTGGTCGGCCTCGATTTAGCCCTGTCATTAAGTtcactttctccctttccctaaaCCTCGCTCCAACCCAGCTATTCTTTCCTCGCCTCTTTTTGCCAAGCCCTGCTTGTGCTTCTGAGTTGTCCCATGACATCAATTATATGTCTAAATACATTGATTCCAGAGCCATGGGCGGGtagttcagtttgttagagcgtcgtcccgatacgccaaggttgcaggttctatcccaggtcagggcacatacaagaatcaaccaacggcctgatctgtggtggcgcagtggataaagcgtcaacctggaaatgctgaggttgctggttcgaaaccctgggcttgcctggtcaaggcacatatgggagttgatgcttccagctcctcccctcgtctctctctgtctctcctctatctctctctgtctctgtctctccctctcctctctaaaatgaataaataaaaaattttaaaaaatcaaccaacgaatgcgtaaataagtggaaaaacaaatccatgtttctctctctccctttctctctctctctaaaatcaatcaataggataaaataaatatactaattCCAACTAATGCTCCTACCCAGCCTCTGAATTCAAACCTGGTTTCTAGCTACACACATCCCTCCCTgactctgcccccaccccttaGATATAGCCACGCCCCATTCCTCCAAGCCTCGTGTCCCCGTTTCATTATCTAATGAAGTCTTACCCCTCTCCTTCACACTAATTTCTGGCCTTTCCTCCAATCGGATGCTGGCATTTGTCCTAGGTCCCACCCTTTCCACATTGGCTACACCCTCCTGTCTAAACTTCTCTAACCCTTCCCAGTCTCACCTTTCCAATCACCACATCCCCACCCTCGGCCTCATCAGTCCTCCAATCACCACgcccctgcctcccagccccgcccctcaATCACCCGCTCCCTCACCCTGGGCGGGTCCACAAGTCCCCCAGCGAGGTCCAGAGCACATTTTCACTTGGGGAGACATTGTCCCGCAGCAGTGCCACAGCCTCGGACGTCAGGTGTGGCCTCCGCACGCCGCTGGCGAACTGGGGTCCGCCTGACATTTCCACAATCTGCCATGGGGGCGGGAGTGGGTACCCCATCAGACCCTCTCGAAGGGGAATCCCGATTCCTCCCGCTGCAGGGGGAACAGGAGGACCTAGGCGATGGTCTCACCACGTGCAGAGGTCCGAACAGAAAGTGCAGCAGCTCTTGCGAGGAAGGGTTGGCGATGTTACCACGCAGGCGCCCCtgcggagagggggaggggctggcatTAGTGCGTGTACCGGGTCAGGTTGGGTATTCCCTTCCACCCCTGATGCCCTGCGCTGGACGTGTCCTCACCAGCAGGCTGAAGGCATACTTGATTTTCTGAAGCACGTCGGTGTACTCGGCCTCGGTGGGGGGCTTGGCTCGCAGAGTCAGGAGGTCCTCTGTGAgtaggggggaagggaaggggatagGGGACCCAAAGACAGCATCAGGGAGAGGAAGAACCCCAGCGAGATCCCGACGGGGAGTCAAACTGGCAGGGGGTGCGAGGGAAGACCCGCAGGCAAGGGAGGCTATTTGGGAGTGACCAGAAAAGGGGGGTGTTTGGGATCCCACCCGGTGGCGCCCCTCACCCTCAGCCTTCTGGCGCCGGGGCCTGCGGCGCTCCCGGTGCTCCAGTACTCGGGCCGCCTCCGCAGACTTCTGCAGCTTCGATACGAAGCTCTCCACGTCGTCGAACACGTGGTTCAGGATGTCCTGGGGGACAGAGCAGGGGGGTGGTTGAGACGGCTGAGTCCCGGACCCTCATCACTACTGTCAAAGTCCGCCCTCCAGCCAAGAGCGcttagacacccccccccccccccccagcccaagCTCCACTGTCTGATACCTGGCCCTGCCCCCACTCGGTCACACCCTCAAACGTCGGATCACGTCCCCAGAGCTGATTACTCTCCCCTGACGGGGGACTCAAACCCCACAGCCAGTCCAGCTCTCACCCTGGCCCGGCCCCTCTCACCACGTCCCGTTCCGCCTGCAAACTGGCCAGGTCCGGGCCGCGCGGGCCCAGGTCCGGGGAGGTTGGGTCAGCGCTCCCGGAGGTGTCCTCCCGGCCCGGTCTCCGCGCCGCTTCCGCCTCAAGGATCGGCTCGGTCTGGGGTCGCCCGAGGCCCGGGGCCGACTCCGCTGTGCTGATCGCCGCGCGTACCGACCAGCGGTGCCGCAGGGGCGGGGTCTCGGCGGCGGACGAGGGGCGGCGCTGCAGCTCTTCTCGCGTGGCCCTGCGCAGAAGGACGGGGGAATGTGAGTCTGGGTCCCCCGAGGAGTCCGTGGAGGGGAAATTTTCGGGGCTTAAAACGGAAACAGTGGCCCAAAGGGGTcgaactgaggctcacagagtgATAGGAAAATATCCAAGAtatggggggcgggagggggaaAGCATTTCTCTGGAGGAAAACAGGCCAAGGGAGGAGGGAACGAGGACCAGAGCCGGGAAATGTAGGGTCCTGGAGAGGGGGCACACTGGTCTGGAAGGTACACGCAAGACTTGAGGAGGCTTTGTTTGACTCCATTCAAAATTCATGCAGCCCGACGCTAGTGGTAACAGCCCGTTTCTCGGaaggggagactgaggcccagagagacaccccccaccaccactaccCGTCCCCTCTTCTTTCCGGCTTCCGGCCAGCGCTCTTACTTGAGTGCAGCTGCCCTGCGATCCCCACGGCCAGAGCGGAAGCTGTGCAGGGCCCCCTGGATGTCCTCGTGGATCAGCTCCGCCTGCCAATCACGACGTCAGACCACGCCTCCATCCCATCCACTGCCCTCCTCGGGCTGCGCGGGGGATGGATTCCTTGGCTCGGTCCCACACCACGTCCAGTCAGCGTACACGCACGTGTGCCCGTGCAGGTTCACGCCCCAGACTCACACCTTCGCCCTAAATCTGTCCCTGAACTAGGCCACGCCCCTACCGACGTAGGCCCCGTCCAGGGGGCTCCTCACTTCTACAACCAAACTCACCCCCGTCCCAGAGGACCCCTTCTCCTGGGTTCTGTCCAAGCCCCTCGACCTTGAGTTTAACCAGCCCTCAAAGCCCCCTTCTTTCCAGAGTATCTTTTAGGGCCACGCCCCTCCGCTGGCCCTGGCCCGGCCTTTGTCCCCAAGCCACGCCCCTTTCCAGTTCGCTCCGGCGCACGAGGGttcccagccccttccttctccgTGACCCCAAACCACTCCCGCTCACCCCGAGACGCAGACCCTGGAAGAAGTGCACGTCGGGCTGCATACGCTCGGGCTCCTGGCACACCAACAACAGAAGCGAGCGACTCCGGCCCGGCGGCGTCACCAAGTCACAGCGCACGATGGCGTCCAGCGGGTACGACTCCAGCTCCTCCTGCGGGGCGGGACGGcgggtaaactgaggctcagaattgACGACACTGCTCCAGGGCGACAACAGTGCCAGCAGGCGCAGGCACTTTGCAGGACAACGAAAAACACCCTTTTAATAGATGAGGCGAATATAGGGCTCAAAAAGGGGGGCGGTGTCTCTTGCCAAAGTTCCCAGAGGAAAGGCGACCAGAGCCCAGATTCCCACTAAAGTCCCCAACATCGCCAGGGCCAAGCTCTCCATGCCTGGCTGCTCGGTCGGCAGCGCCTTCCACCCATGTGCCCCCTGGCACCTTGGAGAGGGGGTCGAGCAGCGTAACGTGGTCAGGAGACACGCGCAGCAGCATCTCCTGGGCCCAGACCCGGCCCTGGCTGTCCATGACAGCCAGTTTCCGCGAGGCGTCCTCCACCGTGTGCACACCATCCTCTTCGCCCAGACAGAACGTCACCAGGTGCTGCCACGGAGAAAGCAGTGAGTTCCAGGATGATGCTGGGTGGGTTCAGAATCCCTTGAAATCAGTTTTCCGACTTACGACTAACCACACCTCCtttaggaagccttccctgatcacTTGCTCCACCTATGGGCGCTTCCACTCAGcgccttttgtttctctctcatcAGTGACTAGCATCTGGGTCTGTCTTCCCTCCAAGACTGGAGGTTCCCTGAAGTCATGGAATGGTCTGGATTACATTTAGTCCCACCAAAACAGCTCTACCTGCATCAGAACACCTGGCACTCTTTGCTGCGCCTCTGGACCTTGTCTGACCCCTACTCATCTAGGATGGCGCCTGATTTTTTCCTGTGGCCAGACCGTCCAGCTCAAGGCTGGTCCAGAGAAAAAGTTGGCAGGTTCGAGCGGAACTGAGTTTCTCCACGGACACTCATGTCTGAGgcaaggcagagggaggaagtCCACTTaatagatgagcaaactgagttTCTCCAGTTCTTTCTGCTTGGAAGCCCAACTGCTGTCAACACCCCTATCTCCTTTTGTCCCAGAGGACTCCCTGTGGCAGTGCAGACCCCAGACTCACATTGACAGGATACTGGGACACGTCTGCCATCACCACCGTGGAGTAACGCTTCCTCTGCtctgtggggggaggaggaaggtgatTCAGGAGACGTGGgcccccagctccctcctccgTCAGACCCAGTTCCCTAGCGTTTCTTTGCTCATAAACTCACCATAAATGGACTTGGCACTTGGTTTGGGGGCAGCTTCAGGGCTGGTGAAGGAAAACAAGGGTGAAAGGGACTGTGGGAATTGGGAGCAGGCAGATCATAGGGGTTCCAAATGCCAAGAAGTGCAGTGACTTCATTATAAGGGCACTGGAGAGTCATTGAGGGTACTGAGCACGGAGGAGAGAGCAGTGCTGATCTGTATAGTAAGACAGGTGAAGTAATGGTACTGGGCAGTGGTGGGGAATGAGGTCTCTACTGTCACACAGACCTGGGTTTAAATGCCCCGTCAGTTACAATCTTGCCTTAAGACTCAGGATAGGAGAACTTATCTCTcctgcctcagttttcctctCTGTAAGATAGGGTTTCGTTCCCCAATCGCTTCCATCTGCTAGGGCTGCTGTGTGAATTCAATGAGGTGATGCAGTTGAAGTGTTCTGTAGCCTCAATaacttattatcattattataatg
The Saccopteryx bilineata isolate mSacBil1 chromosome 3, mSacBil1_pri_phased_curated, whole genome shotgun sequence DNA segment above includes these coding regions:
- the EPS8L1 gene encoding epidermal growth factor receptor kinase substrate 8-like protein 1 — encoded protein: MSTTISPEAAPKPSAKSIYEQRKRYSTVVMADVSQYPVNHLVTFCLGEEDGVHTVEDASRKLAVMDSQGRVWAQEMLLRVSPDHVTLLDPLSKEELESYPLDAIVRCDLVTPPGRSRSLLLLVCQEPERMQPDVHFFQGLRLGAELIHEDIQGALHSFRSGRGDRRAAALKATREELQRRPSSAAETPPLRHRWSVRAAISTAESAPGLGRPQTEPILEAEAARRPGREDTSGSADPTSPDLGPRGPDLASLQAERDVDILNHVFDDVESFVSKLQKSAEAARVLEHRERRRPRRQKAEEDLLTLRAKPPTEAEYTDVLQKIKYAFSLLGRLRGNIANPSSQELLHFLFGPLHVIVEMSGGPQFASGVRRPHLTSEAVALLRDNVSPSENVLWTSLGDLWTRPGLELPLEEGSPYSPEFYSGWEPTATDPQGRPWEDPVEKQLQHERRRRQQSAPQIAVNGHQDPQPEAEPQPEPEPEPAVGKWVLCNYDFQARNSSELSVKHRDVLEVLDDQRKWWKVRDQRGQEGYVPYNILTSHPGPRSSRSQSPACILNSTPPPPPSAPAPAVVPVPARPHWDSCDSLNHLDPSEKEKFCQMSSVNEELQALLAQGRSGPSRTAAGPRAAEPQLSPRSNASEVRAWLQVKGFSAGTVDALGVLTGAQIFSLQKEEFRAVSPEEGARVYSQVTVQRALLEDKEEVSELEAVMEKQKKKVEGKIETEVI